Proteins from one Fragaria vesca subsp. vesca linkage group LG6, FraVesHawaii_1.0, whole genome shotgun sequence genomic window:
- the LOC101297860 gene encoding protein kinase PINOID-like, which produces MLEVGLVSTFARDSDSSMSSDTCSSFSRLSFDATASSDFFGTENLAIKPHRSSDFAYSVIRAKKSSLTYRDFRLHRRIGSGDIGTVYLCSLRSPDSDSSSLSCFYAMKVVDKEALALKKKEPRAEMERKILKMLDHPFLPTLYAEFEASHFSCIVMEYCSGGDLHSLRHKQPNRRFSLTSARFYAAEVLVALEYLHMLGVIYRDLKPENVLVRSDGHIMLSDFDLSLCSDAIPAVESPDSSPFPDSISTTPSYTRPHPSSFLTPFSCLSNRLFRSRKVQTLSPNRLFVAEPVAARSCSFVGTHEYVAPEVASGRSHGNAVDWWAFGIFLYEMIYGRTPFAAPSNEITLRNIVKSSLTFPTATPSSAVEGHARDLISGLLDKDPERRLGSKRGAADVKKHPFFKGINLALIRSLRPPMIPGLRRQQTTPYFHAKSDQNKNDGQSGAFDYF; this is translated from the exons ATGTTAGAGGTTGGTTTGGTTAGTACTTTCGCGCGTGACTCAGACAGCTCAATGAGCAGCGACACCTGTAGCAGCTTCAGCCGCCTCTCCTTCGACGCCACCGCCTCGTCCGACTTCTTCGGCACCGAGAATCTCGCCATCAAGCCGCACCGCTCCTCCGACTTCGCCTACTCCGTCATTCGCGCCAAGAAATCCTCCCTCACCTACCGCGACTTCCGCCTCCACCGCCGTATCGGCTCCGGCGACATCGGCACCGTCTACCTCTGCAGCCTCCGCAGCCCTGACTCCGACTCGTCATCTTTATCATGCTTTTACGCCATGAAAGTCGTCGACAAGGAGGCGCTGGCTCTCAAGAAGAAGGAGCCCAGAGCCGAGATGGAGCGCAAGATCCTCAAAATGCTTGACCATCCTTTCCTCCCCACTCTCTACGCCGAGTTTGAAGCCTCGCATTTCTCCTGCATCGTCATGGAGTACTGTTCCGGCGGCGACCTCCACTCCCTCCGCCATAAACAGCCCAACCGCCGCTTCTCTCTCACCTCTGCAAG GTTCTATGCTGCTGAGGTCCTGGTGGCTTTGGAGTACCTCCACATGTTGGGTGTCATCTACAGAGACTTGAAGCCGGAGAACGTGCTCGTCAGATCCGACGGTCACATCATGCTCTCCGACTTCGACCTTTCTCTCTGCTCCGACGCAATCCCCGCCGTTGAGTCACCCGACTCCTCTCCATTTCCAGACTCCATCTCAACAACTCCATCCTACACCCGCCCGCACCCGAGCAGTTTTCTCACTCCCTTCTCCTGCCTCTCGAACCGCCTCTTCCGGTCGAGGAAGGTCCAGACTTTATCCCCGAACCGCCTCTTCGTGGCCGAACCGGTCGCCGCGCGGTCGTGTTCGTTTGTTGGGACGCATGAATACGTGGCGCCGGAGGTGGCCTCCGGTAGGTCCCACGGAAACGCCGTTGACTGGTGGGCGTTTGGGATCTTCCTCTACGAGATGATCTACGGACGGACGCCGTTTGCGGCTCCATCGAATGAGATCACACTGCGAAACATTGTGAAAAGCTCCTTAACGTTTCCGACGGCCACGCCCTCTAGCGCGGTTGAGGGACACGCGCGGGATTTGATATCCGGGTTGCTGGATAAGGACCCGGAGAGGCGGCTCGGGTCGAAGCGCGGGGCCGCTGACGTCAAGAAGCATCCTTTCTTCAAGGGGATCAACTTGGCGTTGATACGGTCACTGAGGCCACCGATGATCCCGGGTCTGAGGAGGCAGCAAACGACGCCGTATTTCCACGCCAAGTCTGATCAGAATAAAAATGACGGGCAGTCCGGCGCGTTTGATTACTTTTGA